In Pseudomonas abieticivorans, the genomic window CCGCGATGCGCATGCGCAGTGCGTTCAACTTGATAAAGCCCGCTGCGTCGGCCTGATTGTAGGCACCGCCGTCTTCTTCGAACGTCGCGATGTTCGCATCGAACAGCGAATCGTCCGATTTGCGACCGGTCACGATCACGTTACCCTTGTACAGTTTCAGGCGAACAACACCGTTCACGCTGGCTTGGGAGGCATCGATCATCTGTTGCAGCATCAGACGCTCAGGGCTCCACCAGTAGCCGGTGTAGATGAGGCTGGCGTACTTGGGCATCAACTCGTCTTTGAGGTGAGCCACTTCGCGGTCCAGGGTGATGGACTCGATGGCGCGGTGGGCGCGCAGCATGATGGTGCCGCCCGGGGTTTCGTAGCAACCACGGGACTTCATGCCCACGTAACGGTTCTCGACGATGTCGAGGCGGCCGATACCGTGTTCACCACCGATACGGTTCAGGGTCGCCAAAACGGTGGCCGGGCTCATTTCGACGCCGTCCAGCGCGACGATATCACCGTTGCGGTAGGTCAATTCCAGGTATTGCGGTTTGTCAGGCGCGTTCTCCGGGGAGACGGTCCAACGCCACATGTCTTCTTCGTGCTCAGTCCAGGTGTCTTCCAGCACGCCGCCTTCATAGGAGATGTGCAGCAAGTTGGCGTCCATCGAGTACGGGGACTTCTTCTTGCCGTGACGCTCGATCGGGATCGCATGCTTTTCGGCGTAGTCCATCAGTTTCTCGCGCGACAG contains:
- a CDS encoding argininosuccinate synthase; translation: MADVNKVVLAYSGGLDTSVILKWLQDTYNCEVVTFTADLGQGEEVEPARAKAQAMGVKEIYIDDLREEFVRDFVFPMFRANTVYEGEYLLGTSIARPLIAKRLIEIANETGADAISHGATGKGNDQVRFELGAYALKPGVKVIAPWREWDLLSREKLMDYAEKHAIPIERHGKKKSPYSMDANLLHISYEGGVLEDTWTEHEEDMWRWTVSPENAPDKPQYLELTYRNGDIVALDGVEMSPATVLATLNRIGGEHGIGRLDIVENRYVGMKSRGCYETPGGTIMLRAHRAIESITLDREVAHLKDELMPKYASLIYTGYWWSPERLMLQQMIDASQASVNGVVRLKLYKGNVIVTGRKSDDSLFDANIATFEEDGGAYNQADAAGFIKLNALRMRIAANKGRKLF